The proteins below are encoded in one region of Thermotoga sp. Mc24:
- a CDS encoding NifB/NifX family molybdenum-iron cluster-binding protein, producing the protein MIIAIPVSENRGKDSPISEHFGRAPYFAFVKVENNTIADISVEENPLAQDHVHGAVPNFVKEKGAELVIVRGIGRRAISTFEALGIKVIRGASGTVEEVVNQYLSGQLEDSDYEVHDHHHHEHH; encoded by the coding sequence ATGATCATAGCCATTCCTGTCTCCGAAAACAGAGGAAAAGATTCTCCCATATCGGAACACTTCGGTAGAGCGCCGTATTTCGCATTCGTGAAGGTGGAGAACAACACAATAGCGGATATCAGTGTTGAAGAAAACCCTCTTGCACAGGATCATGTTCACGGTGCTGTCCCAAATTTTGTGAAAGAAAAAGGAGCAGAGCTGGTGATAGTGAGAGGTATCGGAAGAAGAGCCATCTCTACCTTCGAAGCCCTGGGTATAAAAGTGATAAGGGGTGCATCTGGAACGGTGGAAGAAGTGGTGAACCAGTATCTCTCAGGACAACTGGAAGATTCAGACTACGAAGTTCATGACCATCACCATCACGAACACCACTGA
- the hflC gene encoding protease modulator HflC codes for MKIWMLSLLIILIVVGAILLFSSFYVLDQTQQAVVLRFGKIVAVETEPGLHFKQPFVDNVVRFDKRILLYDIEPEKIIAADKKTLVIDTYVLWRIKDAEAFIKSLKSVKLALPRIDDVVYSHVRNIFAKANFDEIISEKREDLLREVTALSREDLKDFGIEVVDVRVKHADLPAENEKAVYERMKAERYSIAAQIRAEGEKEARKIRAEADKTAKVLIAEAQSKAEQIKGTGEASAVKIYAEVFSKDKDFYEFWRTMEVYRSIEKGILIIGDELDALKYLKTKRGNLPSLHF; via the coding sequence ATGAAAATCTGGATGCTTTCTCTTCTGATCATTCTGATCGTAGTGGGTGCGATCCTTTTGTTCTCTTCTTTCTACGTCCTGGATCAGACACAGCAGGCAGTGGTTTTGAGATTCGGAAAGATCGTCGCGGTGGAAACGGAACCCGGGCTTCATTTCAAACAGCCGTTCGTTGATAATGTGGTGAGGTTCGATAAAAGAATCCTCCTCTACGATATAGAACCAGAAAAGATCATAGCCGCCGACAAGAAAACACTCGTGATAGACACGTACGTTCTCTGGAGGATAAAAGATGCGGAAGCGTTCATAAAATCACTGAAGAGCGTGAAGCTCGCTCTTCCAAGAATCGACGATGTGGTTTACTCACACGTGAGAAACATCTTCGCAAAAGCAAACTTCGACGAGATCATCTCCGAGAAGAGAGAAGACCTTTTGAGGGAAGTCACGGCTCTTTCAAGAGAAGATCTGAAGGACTTCGGCATAGAAGTGGTCGATGTGAGGGTGAAGCACGCCGACCTTCCCGCTGAGAACGAAAAGGCCGTGTACGAAAGAATGAAAGCGGAAAGATACAGCATCGCTGCACAGATCAGGGCTGAAGGTGAAAAAGAAGCAAGAAAGATACGTGCAGAAGCCGACAAGACAGCGAAGGTTCTGATCGCAGAAGCTCAAAGCAAAGCAGAGCAAATCAAGGGAACCGGAGAAGCAAGCGCGGTGAAGATCTACGCGGAGGTGTTTTCAAAAGACAAGGACTTCTACGAATTCTGGAGAACGATGGAGGTTTACAGATCCATCGAGAAAGGAATTCTCATAATTGGAGACGAACTCGATGCACTGAAATACCTCAAAACGAAGAGAGGGAACCTCCCCTCACTTCATTTTTAA
- the ribH gene encoding 6,7-dimethyl-8-ribityllumazine synthase yields MKVVQGDYRGEGLKIAVVVPRFNDLVTSKLLEGALDGLKRHGVSDEDITVVRIPGSMEAIYTLKRLLDLGVHDAIIVLGAVIRGETYHFNVVANEIGKSVAQFNMTSDIPIVFGVLTTDTLEQALNRAGAKSGNKGFEAAMVAIEMANLRKRLRRDVFESDSNGR; encoded by the coding sequence ATGAAGGTTGTTCAGGGAGACTACAGAGGAGAAGGTTTGAAGATAGCCGTAGTCGTTCCGAGGTTCAACGATCTTGTCACTTCGAAACTCCTCGAGGGAGCGCTCGACGGGCTGAAAAGACACGGTGTCTCGGACGAAGACATAACGGTTGTGAGAATTCCGGGAAGTATGGAAGCGATATACACGCTCAAGAGACTCCTCGATCTCGGTGTGCATGATGCTATAATCGTTCTCGGTGCTGTGATAAGGGGAGAGACGTACCACTTCAACGTGGTGGCGAACGAGATAGGTAAATCAGTGGCGCAGTTCAATATGACCTCTGATATTCCTATTGTTTTCGGCGTTCTCACCACGGACACTCTTGAGCAGGCCCTCAACAGAGCCGGAGCAAAGAGTGGAAACAAAGGTTTTGAAGCAGCGATGGTAGCGATCGAAATGGCAAATCTCAGAAAGAGACTCAGGAGGGATGTCTTTGAATCTGATAGCAACGGCAGGTAA
- the guaA gene encoding glutamine-hydrolyzing GMP synthase, whose amino-acid sequence MVLVVDYGSQYSRLITRRIRENEVYSEVVFPDDKVDLSKVDTVILSGGPRSVYEEDAPKLPEWFQEYKGPVLAICYGMQLIVKELGGEVKRGRGEYGRTLVELSKDPIFEGIPEKVHVWMSHGDEVVRLPEGFHPIAVSETGVIAAATDGKRFWLLQFHPEVHHTEYGDRMISNFLFNVCKLEKNWKIGDLVEEKIRHIKETIGNKKAILALSGGVDSSVAAVLVHRAIGKNLVCVFVDHGLLRKNEREEVERVFKEHFDMNLVVVDARKRFLEKLRGVTDPEKKRKIIGEEFIRVFEEEAKKHDVEFLVQGTIYSDVIESAASGKTTAKIKSHHNVGGLPEKMNLKLVEPLRDLFKDEVRKVGTYLGIPDRIINRHPFPGPGLAVRVLGEVTEEKLEILREADYIFIETLRKHDYYDKVWQAFAVLLPIKSVGVKGDARAYEYVVALRAVNSVEGMTADWSRIPHDILDEAARRITREVKGIGRVVYDITSKPPATIEWE is encoded by the coding sequence TTGGTACTCGTCGTGGATTATGGCTCTCAGTACTCCAGACTCATAACAAGAAGGATCAGAGAAAACGAGGTCTATTCCGAAGTGGTCTTCCCCGATGATAAGGTGGATCTTTCGAAAGTAGACACCGTGATCCTCTCCGGTGGTCCAAGAAGCGTTTATGAAGAGGACGCCCCAAAGCTTCCAGAGTGGTTCCAAGAATACAAAGGTCCAGTACTCGCCATATGCTATGGAATGCAGCTGATCGTGAAAGAACTAGGAGGAGAGGTCAAGAGAGGACGAGGGGAGTACGGAAGAACTCTCGTGGAGCTCTCGAAGGACCCAATATTCGAAGGAATTCCGGAGAAGGTTCACGTCTGGATGAGCCACGGTGATGAGGTGGTGAGGCTTCCGGAAGGGTTCCACCCGATCGCCGTGTCCGAAACGGGTGTGATCGCCGCTGCCACAGATGGAAAAAGGTTCTGGCTGCTCCAGTTCCACCCGGAAGTGCACCACACCGAATACGGTGATCGTATGATTTCCAATTTCCTCTTCAATGTGTGTAAACTCGAGAAAAACTGGAAGATAGGAGACCTCGTGGAAGAGAAAATAAGACACATCAAAGAGACAATAGGGAACAAAAAAGCGATCCTCGCGCTTTCTGGAGGAGTAGATTCTTCCGTTGCAGCGGTCCTCGTGCACAGAGCGATAGGAAAGAACCTCGTGTGTGTCTTCGTGGACCACGGCCTTCTCAGAAAGAACGAGCGAGAAGAAGTGGAGAGGGTCTTCAAGGAGCACTTCGACATGAATCTGGTGGTTGTGGATGCCAGGAAGAGATTTCTCGAAAAACTCAGAGGAGTCACGGATCCGGAGAAGAAGAGGAAGATCATAGGAGAAGAATTCATACGAGTGTTCGAAGAGGAAGCGAAAAAACACGATGTGGAATTTCTTGTTCAGGGAACGATCTATTCAGACGTCATAGAAAGCGCCGCATCCGGAAAGACGACTGCGAAGATAAAGAGCCACCACAACGTGGGTGGTCTTCCAGAGAAGATGAACCTGAAACTGGTAGAACCCCTCAGAGACCTCTTCAAAGACGAGGTGAGAAAAGTAGGAACGTATCTCGGAATACCGGACAGGATCATAAACAGGCATCCGTTCCCTGGCCCTGGACTCGCCGTGAGGGTGCTGGGAGAGGTCACGGAAGAAAAGCTCGAAATCCTGAGAGAAGCGGACTACATATTCATAGAAACTCTCAGAAAGCATGACTACTACGATAAAGTGTGGCAGGCGTTTGCGGTTCTTCTTCCTATAAAAAGCGTAGGCGTGAAGGGTGACGCGAGGGCGTATGAGTACGTGGTGGCGCTTCGAGCCGTGAACAGCGTGGAGGGGATGACCGCAGACTGGTCCAGGATTCCGCATGATATACTGGACGAGGCAGCAAGAAGGATCACAAGAGAAGTGAAAGGTATCGGCAGAGTGGTCTACGATATAACTTCAAAACCGCCTGCAACTATAGAGTGGGAGTGA
- a CDS encoding chromate transporter, giving the protein MLKLAFIFLKVGFLSFGGGWAIVGILKDELIIGGFLSLEEFSQAVSIAQMTPGPVAINLATYTGYKFFGLIGAVLNTLAFLGAPILVITAAIFLRKYVKLQRVRLMKALEGVTTTLLIVTLLSLLSSVQNPMLILLSAAAFVCSFFKVHPLFIIFGCGVIGAILGF; this is encoded by the coding sequence TTGTTGAAGCTTGCCTTCATCTTTCTGAAAGTTGGCTTCCTTTCTTTTGGGGGCGGCTGGGCAATCGTTGGAATTCTCAAAGACGAACTCATCATCGGTGGTTTTCTTTCTCTCGAAGAGTTCTCCCAGGCGGTTTCGATCGCTCAAATGACTCCAGGTCCCGTTGCGATAAACCTGGCAACTTACACGGGATACAAATTTTTTGGTCTGATAGGTGCTGTGTTGAACACGCTCGCCTTCCTTGGGGCTCCCATTCTGGTTATCACCGCTGCTATTTTCCTCAGAAAATACGTGAAGCTTCAGAGAGTGAGGTTGATGAAAGCGCTCGAAGGGGTTACCACAACCCTTTTGATCGTGACTCTTCTTTCGCTTCTCAGTTCCGTTCAGAATCCTATGTTGATCCTGCTTTCTGCTGCCGCTTTTGTGTGTTCTTTCTTCAAGGTGCACCCTCTTTTCATCATTTTTGGGTGTGGAGTGATCGGAGCGATCCTCGGTTTCTGA
- a CDS encoding glycosyltransferase — translation MSLNLIATAGNDRIRDFLVNDWYRSLKENVNLTNTDVLVISYGLAGLPEEIINFPAVERSGLINNTRFINLAIFLENHPEYDQILFCDGGDIIFQSDISHLFEEHRDAFRAVVERLSPPIDLVVKEEDLVNGKEIKSFLSNKKLFNMGVIIAPREGFIELARTMERRLKNINVWGGDTVIGNYVIYKSPHVELPSKYNFIPSTAREKFYVKDSKFYLENGELIPIVHNAGRYKFLRPVKNFGYGPEKNRVNRFNIWIFRILFGVSNFLKMK, via the coding sequence ATGTCTTTGAATCTGATAGCAACGGCAGGTAACGACAGAATAAGGGACTTTCTGGTGAACGACTGGTACAGATCTCTGAAGGAGAATGTGAATCTGACCAACACAGACGTTCTCGTCATAAGCTACGGTCTTGCAGGACTTCCTGAAGAGATCATCAACTTTCCAGCGGTGGAGCGTTCTGGACTCATAAACAACACGCGTTTCATCAATCTTGCCATTTTTCTTGAGAATCATCCTGAGTACGATCAGATCCTGTTTTGTGATGGCGGAGACATCATCTTCCAGAGTGACATCTCGCACTTGTTCGAGGAACACAGAGATGCTTTTCGAGCCGTTGTGGAGCGGTTGAGTCCACCCATAGATCTCGTGGTGAAGGAAGAAGACCTTGTGAATGGAAAGGAGATAAAGTCTTTTCTTTCAAACAAAAAGCTCTTCAACATGGGTGTGATAATAGCACCAAGGGAAGGTTTCATTGAGCTTGCAAGAACAATGGAAAGACGTCTGAAAAACATAAACGTCTGGGGTGGAGATACCGTCATTGGAAACTACGTGATCTACAAGAGCCCTCACGTGGAACTTCCTTCGAAGTACAACTTCATCCCTTCAACGGCCCGAGAAAAATTCTACGTGAAAGATTCGAAGTTCTATCTCGAAAATGGTGAGCTCATTCCCATCGTTCACAACGCTGGAAGGTACAAATTTCTCAGACCAGTGAAGAATTTTGGTTACGGTCCCGAAAAGAACAGGGTGAACAGATTCAACATATGGATTTTCAGGATACTCTTCGGTGTGAGTAACTTTTTAAAAATGAAGTGA
- a CDS encoding bifunctional 3,4-dihydroxy-2-butanone-4-phosphate synthase/GTP cyclohydrolase II, whose translation MEELRETFEGGKPVVLIDRNRENEADFVFPAQLITEGVVNFFVTYGKGLFCVTADEEDLLKRGFVKLSSNYGANYFLPVDWGTSTGISALERAETCRKLAEGRYFHEFRYPGHVTVIGGIGFQKRKGHTEASLEISELAGFSRYAVIVEILDEKGNSHNLDYVLKLSEKFSLPVLEMDDVWREFVKRKLLMKKKAEAALPTDFGVFKVVSFENHLDDKEHFAIVKEPLEEPVAVRIHSECVTGDVLSSLRCDCGSQLANFLRYMSAHGGILIYLRQEGRGIGLSNKIAAYSLQDEGLDTVEANRALGFSEDERDYAPAAQILKALGIERVLLFTNNQKKTAGLEKYGIEVVETKRLYGRVTPHNRFYLSTKMKKLGHELEEIFREVNS comes from the coding sequence GTGGAAGAACTGAGAGAGACTTTTGAGGGAGGAAAACCTGTCGTTTTGATCGACAGAAACAGAGAGAACGAAGCGGATTTCGTTTTTCCCGCTCAGCTGATCACCGAAGGTGTTGTGAACTTTTTCGTCACATACGGGAAAGGACTCTTCTGTGTTACAGCCGACGAGGAAGATCTTTTGAAGAGAGGGTTCGTAAAACTTTCCTCAAACTACGGAGCGAACTACTTCTTGCCGGTGGACTGGGGCACTAGTACCGGGATTTCGGCGTTGGAGAGGGCAGAGACGTGCAGAAAGTTGGCAGAAGGCAGATATTTCCATGAGTTCAGGTACCCAGGTCACGTCACGGTGATAGGAGGAATCGGTTTCCAGAAACGAAAAGGACACACGGAGGCATCTCTGGAAATTTCTGAGCTCGCAGGTTTCAGCCGTTACGCCGTGATCGTGGAAATTCTGGATGAAAAGGGAAATTCTCACAATTTGGATTATGTTTTGAAGCTCTCAGAAAAATTTTCCCTCCCCGTTCTGGAGATGGACGATGTCTGGCGTGAATTTGTGAAGAGAAAGCTTCTCATGAAGAAAAAAGCCGAGGCGGCACTTCCAACGGATTTCGGTGTTTTCAAGGTTGTTTCTTTCGAAAACCACCTCGATGACAAAGAGCATTTCGCGATCGTTAAGGAACCTCTCGAAGAACCCGTTGCGGTGAGGATACACTCCGAATGCGTGACCGGGGATGTTCTCTCTTCTTTGAGGTGTGACTGCGGTTCACAGCTGGCGAATTTTCTCAGATACATGTCAGCTCACGGAGGTATCCTGATCTATTTGAGACAGGAAGGGAGAGGAATCGGCCTTTCGAACAAAATAGCGGCCTATTCCCTTCAAGACGAAGGTTTAGATACGGTGGAGGCGAACAGGGCTCTTGGTTTTTCTGAGGACGAAAGAGATTACGCACCGGCGGCGCAGATCTTGAAAGCCCTTGGCATCGAAAGGGTTCTTCTCTTCACCAACAACCAAAAAAAGACGGCTGGTCTTGAAAAATACGGGATCGAAGTTGTCGAAACGAAGAGACTGTACGGAAGAGTGACACCTCATAACAGGTTCTATCTTTCGACAAAAATGAAAAAGCTCGGACACGAACTCGAAGAAATCTTCAGGGAGGTGAATTCATGA
- a CDS encoding chromate transporter — translation MIGRLFFLFLRISALTIGGGYAMIPVMKWELERSGLLTEKEFFRIVSTAQVVPGPIAFNTAVLVGRRIGGIYGAIASGVAVVLPPFFAIVAVAEVIRTLSGISYVRSFLRGAYASIIGLVGSVLYRLVRNQRWNLYRAVMIGVAVFVLLLNGSLVIPVVILLVLLLYLKEV, via the coding sequence TTGATTGGAAGACTGTTCTTCCTTTTCTTGAGGATCTCCGCCCTCACCATAGGTGGAGGATACGCCATGATTCCCGTGATGAAATGGGAGCTGGAAAGATCCGGCCTTTTGACGGAGAAAGAATTCTTTCGTATCGTGAGCACAGCTCAGGTGGTACCGGGTCCTATCGCCTTCAACACTGCGGTGCTTGTGGGAAGGAGAATCGGAGGTATCTACGGTGCGATCGCCTCTGGCGTGGCCGTTGTGCTACCACCGTTTTTTGCCATAGTTGCGGTTGCAGAAGTGATACGCACTCTCTCAGGGATCAGTTACGTTCGAAGTTTTCTGAGAGGTGCTTACGCTTCCATAATCGGACTTGTAGGGAGTGTTCTGTACCGGCTCGTGAGAAACCAGCGCTGGAATCTCTACAGAGCCGTCATGATAGGAGTAGCGGTTTTTGTTCTGCTTCTCAATGGATCCCTCGTGATTCCGGTGGTCATTTTGCTCGTTCTGCTTCTGTATCTGAAGGAGGTATGA
- a CDS encoding valine--tRNA ligase, translating to MAELSTRYNPAEIETKWYRYWEEKGYFTPKGVGEKFSIVIPPPNITGRIHMGHALNITLQDIVVRYKRMKGYDVLWVPGEDHAGIATQNAVEKFLLQTQGKTREEIGREKFLEITWEWANKYRREIREQIKALGASVDWTRERFTLDEGLSRAVRKVFVELYRKGLIYRGKYIVNWCPRCKTVLSDEEVEHKEHKSKLYYVKYPVKDSDEYIVVATTRPETMLGDTAVAVHPEDERYKDFVGKTLILPLVGREIPVVADKYVDPKFGTGAVKVTPAHDPNDYLIAQRHNLPMIEIFDDNARINENGGKYKGLDRYEARERIVKDLEEQGFLVKIEDYTHSVGHCYRCDTVIEPKLSDQWFVSTKPLAKRAIEAVENGEIRFFPERWTKVYLNWMYEIRDWCISRQLWWGHRIPVWYCQDCGHLNVSEEDVEKCEKCGSTNLKQDEDVLDTWFSSALWPFSTLGWPEETEDLKRYYPTDLLVTGFDIIFFWVARMIMMGYEFMNDKPFSHVYIHQLVRDKYGRKMSKSLGNGIDPLEVIDEYGADPMRFTLAILAAQGRDIKLDPRYFDAYKKFANKIWNATRFVLMNLEDYKEVPLENLKTVDKWILTRLNKTVEEVTNALENYDFNIAARTIYNFFWDDFCDWYIEASKPRLKTEERNLVQTVLVKVLDASLRLLHPFMPFLTEELWQKLPVAGESITIAKWTEVERELIDETAEKEFTRLMNMVRGVRNVRAEMNLPQSQRVKVYIKGYEITEEEELLLKTLGNIEEVSFVNEKPPKTATAYVEEEIEAYVDLGGLIDFEKEKERLKQIMEKIQKEIDRLEKKLANKDFVEKAPEEVVEETKEKLNANRERLARLESILRDLE from the coding sequence GTGGCAGAACTCTCGACGAGATACAATCCAGCTGAGATAGAGACCAAATGGTACAGATACTGGGAAGAAAAGGGCTACTTCACACCGAAAGGTGTCGGAGAGAAATTCTCCATTGTGATACCGCCTCCAAACATCACCGGAAGGATCCACATGGGGCACGCTCTGAACATAACTCTCCAGGATATCGTGGTCAGATACAAGAGAATGAAAGGGTACGATGTCCTCTGGGTACCCGGAGAAGACCACGCGGGTATCGCTACGCAGAACGCGGTGGAAAAGTTCCTCCTTCAAACACAGGGAAAGACGAGGGAAGAAATCGGAAGAGAAAAGTTCCTCGAGATCACCTGGGAGTGGGCTAACAAATACAGGAGGGAAATAAGAGAACAGATAAAGGCTCTTGGAGCTTCGGTGGACTGGACAAGGGAGAGGTTCACACTGGACGAGGGGCTCAGCAGAGCCGTAAGGAAGGTGTTCGTTGAGCTCTACAGGAAGGGTCTGATATACAGAGGAAAGTACATAGTGAACTGGTGTCCAAGGTGTAAAACGGTGCTCTCAGACGAGGAAGTCGAACACAAGGAACACAAGTCCAAACTCTACTACGTGAAATACCCCGTCAAAGACTCCGATGAGTACATCGTTGTGGCAACCACAAGACCCGAGACGATGCTCGGTGACACGGCTGTCGCCGTTCACCCGGAGGATGAAAGATACAAAGACTTCGTCGGTAAGACGCTCATTCTTCCGCTAGTTGGAAGAGAAATACCCGTTGTTGCGGACAAGTACGTTGACCCGAAGTTCGGAACGGGTGCGGTGAAGGTAACCCCCGCGCACGACCCGAACGACTATCTCATAGCTCAAAGACACAATCTTCCAATGATAGAAATCTTCGATGACAACGCGAGGATAAACGAAAACGGTGGAAAATACAAGGGACTGGACAGGTATGAAGCGAGAGAAAGAATAGTGAAAGATCTTGAAGAACAGGGCTTTCTCGTCAAGATAGAGGACTACACTCATTCTGTTGGGCACTGCTACAGATGTGACACGGTGATAGAACCGAAGCTTTCTGACCAGTGGTTCGTTTCTACAAAACCACTTGCCAAAAGAGCTATTGAGGCCGTAGAAAATGGAGAGATAAGGTTCTTCCCGGAGAGATGGACGAAGGTCTATCTGAACTGGATGTACGAAATCAGGGACTGGTGTATCTCCAGACAGCTCTGGTGGGGCCACAGGATTCCCGTCTGGTACTGTCAGGACTGCGGCCATCTGAACGTCTCCGAAGAAGACGTGGAAAAGTGTGAAAAGTGCGGCTCCACGAATCTGAAACAGGACGAAGACGTGCTCGACACCTGGTTCTCCTCTGCCCTCTGGCCGTTCTCGACCCTCGGCTGGCCCGAAGAAACCGAAGACCTTAAGAGGTACTACCCAACTGACCTTCTCGTCACGGGCTTTGACATCATCTTCTTCTGGGTTGCGAGAATGATCATGATGGGATACGAGTTCATGAACGACAAGCCTTTCAGCCATGTCTACATTCACCAGCTCGTCAGGGACAAATACGGAAGGAAGATGAGCAAATCCCTCGGAAACGGCATCGATCCTCTCGAGGTGATAGACGAGTACGGTGCCGATCCGATGAGGTTCACCCTCGCAATACTCGCCGCTCAGGGAAGGGACATAAAACTCGATCCGAGGTACTTCGATGCCTACAAGAAGTTCGCGAACAAGATATGGAACGCCACGAGGTTTGTTTTGATGAACCTTGAAGATTACAAAGAGGTACCTCTCGAAAACCTCAAGACGGTTGACAAATGGATTCTCACGAGACTCAACAAAACGGTGGAAGAGGTCACAAACGCTCTCGAGAACTACGATTTCAACATCGCAGCAAGGACCATTTACAACTTCTTCTGGGATGATTTCTGTGATTGGTACATAGAGGCTTCAAAGCCGAGGTTGAAGACCGAAGAGAGGAACCTTGTTCAGACGGTTCTTGTGAAGGTGCTGGATGCGTCCTTGAGACTCCTTCACCCGTTCATGCCGTTCCTCACAGAAGAGCTCTGGCAGAAACTTCCCGTGGCCGGTGAATCCATAACGATAGCGAAGTGGACAGAGGTTGAAAGAGAACTCATCGATGAAACCGCGGAGAAGGAATTCACCAGGCTCATGAACATGGTGCGCGGCGTCAGGAACGTGAGAGCCGAGATGAATCTGCCGCAGTCTCAGAGGGTGAAGGTGTACATCAAGGGCTATGAGATCACGGAAGAAGAAGAGCTCCTTCTCAAGACTCTCGGAAACATAGAAGAAGTCAGTTTCGTGAACGAAAAACCGCCGAAGACTGCAACAGCCTACGTTGAAGAGGAAATAGAGGCCTACGTGGACCTCGGAGGGCTCATAGATTTCGAAAAGGAAAAAGAGAGATTGAAACAGATCATGGAGAAGATCCAGAAAGAAATAGATCGTCTGGAGAAGAAACTCGCAAACAAAGACTTTGTCGAAAAGGCACCTGAGGAAGTGGTCGAAGAGACGAAAGAAAAACTCAACGCCAACAGGGAACGTCTCGCAAGGCTCGAATCCATCCTCAGAGATCTAGAATGA
- the hflK gene encoding FtsH protease activity modulator HflK: MRKYVWIVVFIVLGIYFLTGVYQVGPSEVTLLKTFGRFTSVVPSGIHYHLPYPIQSHVTVDVTTVRKIEIGFRSIQRGERISYQSVPQEAIMITGDNNLVSVEAVVQYRVKDPVAYAFNITEADSIVRFTTESVLREKVAMRSIDDVLTSGRDEIGFETARMLQEILDSYNCGIKVENVYLQEVVPPDPVVDAFDDVNNARQDKERLINEARKYANDVVPKAQGQAQEILRQAEAYAQEVYLKALGEAKRFEEVLEEYSKAPDITRKRMLLDALQSLLEKSENKVFFVGNGDSLNILNISDLLKGMGK; this comes from the coding sequence GTGCGAAAATACGTGTGGATAGTCGTTTTCATTGTGCTGGGAATCTACTTTCTCACCGGTGTGTATCAGGTAGGACCCTCCGAAGTCACCCTCCTCAAGACTTTTGGAAGATTCACCTCGGTCGTTCCTTCAGGAATCCACTACCACCTGCCATATCCGATTCAGTCTCATGTGACCGTCGACGTCACAACTGTGAGAAAGATCGAAATAGGATTCAGAAGCATTCAGCGAGGGGAGAGGATCTCTTACCAGTCGGTTCCTCAAGAAGCCATAATGATCACAGGAGACAACAACCTCGTGAGTGTGGAAGCGGTGGTTCAGTACAGGGTGAAAGACCCCGTCGCTTACGCCTTCAACATCACAGAAGCGGATTCCATCGTGAGATTCACAACAGAATCTGTTCTTCGTGAGAAGGTGGCGATGAGAAGCATCGACGACGTGCTCACCTCAGGAAGAGATGAAATAGGATTCGAAACTGCCCGGATGCTCCAGGAGATTCTCGATTCCTACAACTGCGGTATAAAGGTGGAAAACGTTTATCTCCAGGAAGTGGTCCCGCCAGATCCCGTTGTTGACGCCTTCGACGATGTGAACAACGCTCGTCAGGACAAAGAACGTCTCATAAACGAGGCAAGAAAATACGCCAACGACGTTGTTCCAAAAGCCCAGGGACAGGCACAAGAGATACTGAGACAGGCAGAGGCCTACGCTCAGGAAGTTTATCTGAAAGCGCTCGGCGAAGCGAAAAGATTCGAAGAGGTGCTGGAAGAATACTCAAAGGCTCCTGATATCACGAGAAAACGAATGCTCCTCGACGCTCTCCAATCTTTGCTTGAAAAATCCGAAAACAAGGTTTTCTTCGTGGGAAACGGTGATTCTCTGAACATTCTCAACATTTCCGACCTTCTGAAGGGGATGGGAAAATGA
- a CDS encoding N-glycosylase/DNA lyase, giving the protein MEELLKELERIREEAKPLVEQRFEEFKRLGEEGTEEDLFCELSFCVLTANWSAEGGIRAQKEIGKGFVHLPLEELAEKLREVGHRYPQKRAEFIVENRKLLGKLKNLVKGDPFQSREFLVRNAKGIGWKEASHFLRNTGVEDLAILDKHVLRLMKRHGLIQEIPKGWSKKRYLYVEEILRKVAEAFGESPGKFDLYLWYLVKGKVDK; this is encoded by the coding sequence TTGGAAGAACTGCTGAAAGAACTTGAAAGGATACGAGAAGAAGCAAAACCGCTCGTTGAACAGCGGTTCGAAGAGTTCAAAAGATTGGGCGAAGAAGGAACAGAAGAGGATCTCTTCTGTGAACTCTCTTTCTGTGTTCTCACAGCCAACTGGAGTGCGGAAGGTGGAATTAGAGCGCAGAAAGAAATCGGAAAGGGTTTTGTGCATCTTCCCCTTGAGGAACTCGCGGAGAAACTGAGAGAGGTTGGACACAGGTATCCTCAAAAGAGAGCCGAGTTCATAGTAGAAAACAGAAAACTGCTGGGAAAGTTGAAGAACCTTGTGAAGGGTGATCCTTTTCAATCCAGAGAGTTCCTAGTAAGAAACGCAAAGGGGATCGGCTGGAAAGAGGCAAGCCACTTTCTCAGAAACACCGGTGTGGAAGACCTCGCCATTTTGGATAAACACGTTTTGAGACTCATGAAAAGACACGGCCTGATTCAGGAGATACCAAAAGGATGGAGTAAGAAAAGATATCTCTACGTGGAAGAGATCCTCAGAAAAGTCGCCGAAGCGTTTGGAGAATCTCCCGGGAAGTTCGATCTCTACCTGTGGTACCTTGTGAAGGGAAAGGTGGATAAATAG